From Cytophagales bacterium, the proteins below share one genomic window:
- a CDS encoding LytTR family DNA-binding domain-containing protein — protein sequence MKAIIIDDEDKARRLLRILLEENCPEITAIEEAENVPEGVRKISEFSPDLVFLDIEMPGYLGIQLIDFFAPDHINFEIIFTTAYSDYAIKAFQLNAVDYLLKPLRAEQVTKAVEKAIEMRGNSQINQRLKELKSTLEASKVRKIGLPVSNGILFVKFDNILYFEADRMYTNVMTTDQGALLVSKPLKFFIEALTGISEFYKPHRSYLVNLKFLRQYVQQDGGYIIMDNEKTISLSKDKKEEFLQLMQNY from the coding sequence ATGAAAGCCATTATCATTGATGACGAAGACAAAGCAAGACGATTACTTCGGATTTTACTCGAAGAAAACTGTCCCGAAATCACTGCAATCGAGGAAGCTGAAAACGTACCTGAAGGTGTAAGGAAGATTTCTGAATTTTCCCCTGACCTGGTTTTTCTGGATATCGAAATGCCTGGCTACCTCGGGATCCAGCTCATTGATTTTTTTGCCCCTGATCATATCAATTTTGAAATCATTTTTACCACAGCTTACAGTGATTACGCCATCAAGGCCTTCCAATTGAATGCAGTAGACTACCTCCTAAAACCATTGCGAGCTGAGCAAGTGACCAAGGCAGTAGAAAAAGCCATTGAAATGAGGGGGAATTCTCAAATCAATCAACGCCTGAAAGAACTAAAATCCACCTTAGAAGCCTCAAAAGTTCGAAAAATTGGTCTACCTGTTTCTAATGGAATCCTCTTTGTCAAATTTGACAACATCCTCTATTTCGAGGCAGACAGGATGTACACCAATGTGATGACTACCGATCAGGGAGCCCTACTAGTGAGCAAGCCCCTAAAGTTCTTTATCGAAGCTTTGACGGGTATTTCCGAATTCTACAAACCGCATCGGTCCTACCTGGTCAACTTGAAATTTCTTCGACAATACGTTCAGCAAGATGGCGGCTATATAATCATGGATAATGAAAAAACCATCAGCTTATCCAAAGACAAAAAGGAGGAGTTCCTACAGCTGATGCAGAACTACTAA